Within Sphingobium sp. SCG-1, the genomic segment CTGTGCATCCGGGCTATCATCACCCAGATCGACACCATCGAGGGCGAAGCTGCCTTCTTCCGGTTCTTCGGTCACGGCGGAGATATAGTCGGGCTTGCCCTGCGCGCGCCAGTGGTCGGCAACGGCGCGCACTTCGTCGTCGCTGACGAACGGGCCATGCACGCGCGTCAACTGCTTGCCGCCTGCCATGTAGAGCATGTCGCCCTTGCCCAGCAATTGCTCGGCCCCCTGTTCGCCCAGGATAGTGCGGCTGTCGATCTTGGACGTCACAAAGAAGCTGATGCGCGTCGGCAGGTTCGCCTTGATGACGCCGGTGATGACGTCGACCGAAGGCCGCTGCGTCGCGAGGATCAAGTGGATACCCGCCGCGCGCGCTTTCTGCGCCAGCCGCTGGATCAGGAACTCGACTTCCTTGCCCGCCGTCATCATCAGGTCGGCCAATTCGTCGACCACCACCACGATCTGCGGCAGCGGCTGGAAATCAAGCTGCTCTTCCTCGTAGATCGGCTGGCCGGTCTCGGGGTTATAGCCGGTCTGAACCCGACGACCCAAAGGCTTGCCCTTCGCCTTCGCTGCGCGCACCTTCTCGTTGTAGTTGGCCAAATTCCGCACGGAGATCGACGCCATCATCCGATAGCGGTCCTCCATTTGCTCCACAGCCCATTTCAGCGCGCGGATCGCCTTTTGCGGCTCGGTGACCACCGGCGATAGCAGATGCGGAATATCGTCATAAGTTGAGAGTTCCAGCATCTTCGGATCGATCATGATGAGCCGCAGCGAATCGGGAGTCATCCGATACAGCAGCGACAGGATCATGCAGTTGAGGCCGACCGATTTGCCCGAGCCGGTCGTACCCGCGATCAGCAAGTGCGGCATGGGTGCCAGGTCAGCGATCACTGCATCGCCCGAAATATTCTTGCCCAGCACGATCGGCAGCGATGCCTGCTGGTCGCCGAACTGCTCGCTCTCGATCAACTCGCGCAGCACCACCGACTCGCGCTTGGTGTTGGGCAGTTCGATGCCAATCACCGTCCGGCCCGGAATGGTCGCGACGCGCGCCGACAGCGCCGACATGTTGCGCGCTATGTCGTCCGCCAGCGCCACCACACGGCTCGCCTTGATGCCCGCCGCCGGTTCCAGCTCATACATGGTGACGACCGGGCCGGGCTTCACTTCGGTGATGTGGCCCTTCACGTGAAAGTCGTCGAGCACGCTTTCCAGCAGCCGCGCATTGCGCTCCAGCGCCGCCTTATCGATCTTCACGACCTGACTCGGCGCGGCTTCGGTCAAGAGATCCGTGGACGGCAGCGAACTCGCGCCGAACAGATCGTCCTGCCGCGACACCGGTGCGAAGGGGCGGGGCGGGGCGGCGGGTTTGGGCGTCTGGATATTGATCGGAGGCTTCGGTTCGTTCGACACAGCCTTGCGCGGCGTGATTTCACGGTCCTCGACGAGCGTATCGCCCTGCGGAATAGCCACAGCACGCTTGGGCAGGCTGAAGCGGGGCAGGGTAGGGCGCGTCAGGTGGATCAGCGGCTTCTCAAGCGCCAGACTGCGATACCAGAGCCAAATCCCTGATATTAGCGTCGCGATCACGAGGATGCCGACGATCCACTTCTGCCCCGCTTCCGGCGCCATCGCGGTCAGGCTCAATACGCCACGCGCGGTCAGCATGCCAACGATGCCACCCCAACCTGCGGGCAGTGCGACGAGCGGCTGCGTCTGGAACAGCGACAGGCTGATGCCGATCAGCACGATCCCGGTCACGCACTTGCCGACCTGCCCCTGCCATCCGCTCATGTCCTGATCGCCCCAAAGGCGTCGCGCGCATACCAGAATCAGCGGCAGCAGCAGCGCGGCAGGCACGCCCAGCAGCCACAGAAGGAAGTCGGACGTGTAGGCGCCCGGCGTCTGCATCACGTTCTGCGCAAAGCCGCCTGCGACGGTATTCAGCGACGGATCGCTGGGATGATAGCTGAGCAGTGCCAGCAGCAGGAAAAGGCTGAACAGATACAGCGCGATGGACCCGATCATCGCGCCACTGCGAATCAGGCTGCGCTTCAGCATTTGCCGCCACTCCGGCGTGCGCTTCGATGCCCGGCTAGCCACTCTAATCCCCGCTTCGTGCTTCAAATGTTCTACCCGCGCCCTTGTCCCTTAACCACGACTCCCCGTCAATAGTCAGGCACCGGCAAGTGCGACGAGCGCATCGCCGTCCATCCGCTGGATCGTCCACTCCTCCATGGGTTTCGCCCCGATGCTCCGATAGAAATCGATGGCGGGCGCGTTCCAGTCGAGCACCGACCATTCCAGCCGCGCGCAATCCCGCTCGATCGTCAGCCGCGCGAGGGCCGCCAGCAACGCCTTGCCCGCGCCTGATCCACGCGCGTCCGGCGTGACGAACAGGTCTTCCAGATAGATGCCGGGCCGCCCCTCGAACGTCGAGAAATTGTGGAAGAACAGGGCGAAGCCGATGCCGGTCCCGTCTCGTTCGGCAATCAGCACCTCGGCCATCGGGCGGGCTCCGAACAGATGCCGCGCCAGCACATCCCGGTCGGCGCGCACCTCATGCAAGAGCTTCTCATATTCCGCCAGTGCCAGAATGAAGCTGTGAATCAGGCCGATATCCTGCGGTTCGGCATTGCGGATCGTGACGGTCAACTGGCGCTCCCTTCGACATGCGCGGTAATCTGCGGATCGCGCCGCGCCGCGATCAGGCATCCCGTAACGATCAGCACTGTCCCGGCAAGCGTGGTGATCGTCAGCCGCTCGGCAAAGAACAGCCAACCCATGATCGCCGCCCACACAAAGGCGCTATATTCCACCGGAATGAGCTTCTGTGCTTCGGCCCGCGCATAGCCCCAACTCATGAACATCAGCGAGGCAAAGGCGAGGGCTGCTGCGCCCAGGATCATCGGCAGATGGTTTGCCGTCGGCACCACCGCCAGCAGTGGAGAGAACGCCCCGAAGACGATGAGCATTACGAGATGCTGAAAGAACGCGACTTCGACCGGCGATGCGACTCCCGCCTGCTGTTTCTGGAGGATCAGGTTCCACGCGAACAACACGGCCGAGAACAGCACCGCGCCTGCGCCAAGCACCGCCTGCGGATCATAGTCGCCCCGCAACCGCCCCGACAGGATCACCCCGACCCCGATCAGACCCAGCACCGATGCCGCTATGGCGTTGCGCCCGATCCGTTCTTTCAGGATCAGCGCGGCCAGATACAGCGCGATCAGCGGCGCGATGAAGGACAGCCCGATCGCCTCGGCCAACGGCAATATCTTGATGCCGTAGAAGAAGAATAGCGCCATGACGGCCACTACGCTGCCCCTGAGCATGTGGATTTTCAGCACCTCCCGCACGGGCCAGGGATTGCTGAGCACCACCATGCCGACAATCCCGATCACTGTCCCGGCCAGCGCCCGCCAGAGCAGCGCATTATACACGCCGATGGCAAGGCTGAGCCCCTTCATCACTGCGTCCATCACCGAAAACAGCGCCACGCCGACGCAGCACGCGCCGAAGGCCAGGGCCAGCGGGACAGGGCGGCTATTCATGTCAGGATGAAGGATCGAAGCGGTGCAGGCTTATTCCGCCGCCACGCTGTCCGCCGCTCCCGCATCGGTAGTGAAGGCCTCGATCTCGGCGGCCTTTGCCTCAACGAGTTTCACAATATGCTCGATCATGTCCGCGTCCTGCACATGATGGTCGGTAACGCCCGACAGATAGACCATGTGCTTGCCCGCACCGCCGCCGGTAATGCCGATGTCGGTCTCGCGCGCCTCGCCGGGGCCGTTCACCACACAGCCCAGCACCGACAGAGACAGCGGCGTCGAGATATGCGCCAGCCGTTCCTCCAGCGCCTGTACCGTGCGGATCACGTCGAAGCCCTGCCGCGCGCAACTGGGGCAGGACACTACGCGCACGCCGCGCGTCCGGATGCCAAGCGATTTCAGCATCTCATAGCCGACGCGGACTTCTTCTTCGGGTTCGGCGGAGAGCGACACGCGGATGGTGTCGCCGATTCCCGCCCACAGCAGATTGCCCATGCCGATCGCGCTCTTGACCGTGCCGCCGATCAGCCCACCCGCTTCGGTGATGCCCAGATGCAGTGGGCAATCGACCGTTTCGGCGAGTTGCATATAGGCGGCGACCGCCAGGAACACGTCGCTGGCCTTCACCGCGACCTTATACTCGTGGAAATCCTGATCCTGGAGCAACTTGATGTGATCGAGCGCGCTTTCGACGAGCGCCTCTGGGCAGGGCTCGCCATATTTCTCCAGCAGGTCGCGTTCCAGTGATCCGGCGTTGACGCCGATACGAATCGCGCAGCCATTGGCTTTCGCCGCTTCCACCACTTCCTTGACCCGCGCTGCCGATCCGATATTGCCCGGATTGATGCGCAGGCACGCCGCGCCCGCATCGGCGGCTTCCAGCGCATGCTTGTAGTGGAAATGAATGTCCGCGACGATCGGCACCCGCGCCGCCCGCACGATCTGCTTCAGCGCCGCCGTCGATTCCTTATCGGGGCACGACACCCGGATAATATCCACACCCACTTCCTCGCAGCGGCGAATCTGGTCGATCGTCGCACGCGGATCGGACGTCGGCGTGTTCGTCATCGTCTGCACGGTGATCGGCGCGCCGCCGCCCACCGGCACGTTGCCGACCATGATCTGACGGCATTCGCGCCGCGCGATATCGCGCCACGGACGCAGGCCGGGGTTATGCTCTGACATGAAGGGGCTCCATTGGTTGGAGCCCCTATAGCCGTTTAGAAGCGGGCCGTGAAGGACGCTGCGATCTGATCCGCGTTGCCGCTGGTGCGCGCCACGGTGGTGGCCGTCACCGCCGCCGGGCTGCCTGCGTAATAGACGTCCGGCCGCACGATATTCGCCTTCTCGACGAAGGTATGCGCATAGGAGAGGTTCAGCGCCAGCGCGGGCGAGAAGTTGTAGGTCGCGCCTGCCGTCAGCCAATACCGATCGCCATCGGGCACGCGCGTTGTCAGAAATTCTTCGTTCGTCGGCGTCTTGTCGTACATCGCGCCCGCACGCAGCGTCAGCTTCTCATTGAGATCATGCTCGCCGCCCAGGGCGACGCTGAAACTGTCCTTATAGTTCAGTTCCTTCACCGACGTCGCTGCACCCACGGGCCGGATGGTGATATTCTTGAACACCGACCAATTATACCAGCGCGCTGTGAACATCACGCGATCCTGCGGCGTCAGCTTATGCGCGACACTGGCGGTGACGATATCGGGCAGGTCGACCGGCGCGGTCGCGTCGAGCGTCACATTCCCCGCCGCCAGCGGCCCCTGCAATCCGGACACGGCATAGCTGCCATTCAGATTATGCTCGATCTTCGAACGGTAATGCAGGCCGAAGTTCGTGTTGCCGGTCGTGTAGAAGATGCCGGCATTCCAGCCGACCGACCAATCATCGCCACTTACCCGCGCGAAACCATCCGGCTGTAACGGCGACAGGTTCGGTAGGGCATTGGTCAGCGTCACCTTGATGTACTGCACATCCACCCCGCCGCCGATCGACAGATTGTCGGTCAGCTTATACGCGGCGCTCGGCTGAATATTATACGTCTTAAGGTTGGTATAGAGCGAATCATATCGCCCAAAGAAGCCAGCATCGTAATCAAGCTTCAGTCCGAATGGCGCATTGACGCCCAGGCCGACCCACAGCTTGTCCGTGACCTGCCCCGACGCATAGAAGCTGGGGATCGGAATCACGCTTTCAAAAGGATTGCCGCCGTCTCCGCCAGTCACCGGCACCGGCGTGGCAAGCGTCGGCACGGTGCGCGTCGATCCGCGATTGCTCTGCTTTGCCTTAGCGAACAGCAACACGCCGCCTGCAGACGTCTGGATGCCGGACAATTGTGTCATGGCGGCGGGATTGAAGAAGATGACCGATGGATCGTCGGCCGCCGCCGCGCCGCCGGACAGCGCGCGGCCAGTCTCCTTGGGAGACTGCTCCTGAAGGTAAAAGCCGCCCGCATGAGCGGCGGGAGCCAACAGGAAGCCGCTCGCGATCGCGGTGGTGGAAGCGAGCAGCGCAGCGGAATGACGGAAAAGCATGTTTTGCGAACCTCTTATTGTCGTTATGGCGTGAAGCGCGGAACCCCTGAGCAGGCTATCGGTTGCACCGCAAGCCTTTGGAACCACCGGAATTCAGCTTTTTTTACGTTGCCGTTACGGAATGTGGAGGCGGCGTGAACGGCAATGCGTTGATGATTTTTCGGGCCACGCTAAAGGGCAGTCTTCCTCTTGATATTTCCGAACAACGGAGTCGCAGCCATGCCCGCCAACGTCCCTGGAACATGGACGCTCGCCATTCACGGCGGCGCAGGCAGCATGTCGCGCCAAAATCTCTCTGCCGCGGAGGATGCGATTGCTAGGGCAGGCCTGGCGGCGGCACTGGACGCAGGTGTTGCCATTCTCGAACAGGGAGGTTCCGCGCTTGATGCCGTCGAGGCGGCGGTCAAAGTGCTGGAGGACGATCCGCACTTCAATGCCGGGCGAGGGTCGGTCTTCACTTACGAAGGCCGCAACGAAATGGATGCGGCGATCATGGATGGCGCGACTCGCGCTGCCGGGTCCGTTGCTCAGTCGACTCGCACGCGCAATCCGGTGACTCTGGCCCGTGCGGTCATGACGGCCAGTCCGCATGTGCTGCTGAGCGGGGAGGGGGCCGATGCTTTTTCCGTCGAACAGCACCTGGAGCAGGTCGACCCCGCCTGGTTCGCGACGCCGGAACGGCTGCGCCAGTTGGAGGAACTGAAAAATCGTCGCTCAGGTCATTTTGACATCGACATGAAGTACGGCACGGTGGGCGCAGTGGCCACCGACGCACAAGGCCATGTCGCTGCGGCAACCTCAACGGGCGGCCTCACGGGAAAACGCTGGGGCCGCATCGGCGACACGCCGCTGATCGGCGCAGGAACCTATGCTGACGATCGGGCCTGCGCAGTGTCCGCAACAGGCGCGGGCGAATATTTCATCCGCATCGGCGTCGCTCACGAGATCGCGGCGCGCGTTCGCCTCCAAAAGGAAGCGCTGGAGCAGGCGGCGGCAACCGTATTTAGCGAACTGACGGAAATGGGCGGCGTCGGGGGCGTCATTCTATGCGCGCCGGACGGGCAGCACGCGTGGCTCTTCAATACCCCCGCCATGTATCGCGGGTCGGCCAGCGCAGACGGCGCGCGTCGCATTGCCATCTACGGAGACGAAGGCTGATGCGCACTCGCCTGATCGGGCTGCTTGCCATCCTCTTTACCCTCATACCGACACCCGCATTCGCCTGGTGGGAATATGGCCATGAGACGATCGCGAGCATCGCGAAAGCCAACGTCGCGCCGCACACACGCCAAGCCATCGCGTCGCTCCTTCGTCACGGGCCGGAGCTTGCGACGCCGACGTGCCCGTTGCGCACGATCGAACAGGCAAGCGTATGGGCCGATTGCATCAAGAATTTGGGCGACCGGTTCAGCTACGCCTATAACTGGCACTATCAGAACGTGAACATCTGCAAGCCGTTCGACGTGAAGGCGGCCTGCCCGGACGGCAACTGCGTCTCCGCACAGATCGACCGCAACGCCCGATTGCTTAAGGACAAGGCGCTTCCGTCAAGGGAGCGGCTGATGGCGCTTGCCTTCCTGGTCCATTTCGTCGGCGATTTGCATCAGCCGCTGCACGCGGGGGACAATGCCGATCTTGGTGGCAATCAGGTGAAGACGGACTATGGCATCGTTACTAATTCACGGCTCAACCTGCACAGTATCTGGGATGGCTACCTGTCGGAGCGCAGCATTTCACAGGCCCCTTCGCTCATCCATAGCTATAGCCAAGCCGACCGTGCGGTCATGAGCGCCGGAACCACCGAAGACTGGAGCCGCGAAAACTGGCAGATCAGCCGCGACATGGC encodes:
- the ispG gene encoding flavodoxin-dependent (E)-4-hydroxy-3-methylbut-2-enyl-diphosphate synthase; the protein is MSEHNPGLRPWRDIARRECRQIMVGNVPVGGGAPITVQTMTNTPTSDPRATIDQIRRCEEVGVDIIRVSCPDKESTAALKQIVRAARVPIVADIHFHYKHALEAADAGAACLRINPGNIGSAARVKEVVEAAKANGCAIRIGVNAGSLERDLLEKYGEPCPEALVESALDHIKLLQDQDFHEYKVAVKASDVFLAVAAYMQLAETVDCPLHLGITEAGGLIGGTVKSAIGMGNLLWAGIGDTIRVSLSAEPEEEVRVGYEMLKSLGIRTRGVRVVSCPSCARQGFDVIRTVQALEERLAHISTPLSLSVLGCVVNGPGEARETDIGITGGGAGKHMVYLSGVTDHHVQDADMIEHIVKLVEAKAAEIEAFTTDAGAADSVAAE
- a CDS encoding FtsK/SpoIIIE family DNA translocase, which gives rise to MLKRSLIRSGAMIGSIALYLFSLFLLLALLSYHPSDPSLNTVAGGFAQNVMQTPGAYTSDFLLWLLGVPAALLLPLILVCARRLWGDQDMSGWQGQVGKCVTGIVLIGISLSLFQTQPLVALPAGWGGIVGMLTARGVLSLTAMAPEAGQKWIVGILVIATLISGIWLWYRSLALEKPLIHLTRPTLPRFSLPKRAVAIPQGDTLVEDREITPRKAVSNEPKPPINIQTPKPAAPPRPFAPVSRQDDLFGASSLPSTDLLTEAAPSQVVKIDKAALERNARLLESVLDDFHVKGHITEVKPGPVVTMYELEPAAGIKASRVVALADDIARNMSALSARVATIPGRTVIGIELPNTKRESVVLRELIESEQFGDQQASLPIVLGKNISGDAVIADLAPMPHLLIAGTTGSGKSVGLNCMILSLLYRMTPDSLRLIMIDPKMLELSTYDDIPHLLSPVVTEPQKAIRALKWAVEQMEDRYRMMASISVRNLANYNEKVRAAKAKGKPLGRRVQTGYNPETGQPIYEEEQLDFQPLPQIVVVVDELADLMMTAGKEVEFLIQRLAQKARAAGIHLILATQRPSVDVITGVIKANLPTRISFFVTSKIDSRTILGEQGAEQLLGKGDMLYMAGGKQLTRVHGPFVSDDEVRAVADHWRAQGKPDYISAVTEEPEEGSFALDGVDLGDDSPDAQLYRKACQLVFENQKASTSWLQRQLRVGYNSAARLIERMEEEGLVGAPNHVGRREVLRDEAGNPL
- a CDS encoding S1/P1 nuclease; this translates as MRTRLIGLLAILFTLIPTPAFAWWEYGHETIASIAKANVAPHTRQAIASLLRHGPELATPTCPLRTIEQASVWADCIKNLGDRFSYAYNWHYQNVNICKPFDVKAACPDGNCVSAQIDRNARLLKDKALPSRERLMALAFLVHFVGDLHQPLHAGDNADLGGNQVKTDYGIVTNSRLNLHSIWDGYLSERSISQAPSLIHSYSQADRAVMSAGTTEDWSRENWQISRDMAYAPVRNAAPCGPPSSVRGKLTEAQIETLVPVVRLQVERGGLRLARLLDDALG
- a CDS encoding DMT family transporter, yielding MNSRPVPLALAFGACCVGVALFSVMDAVMKGLSLAIGVYNALLWRALAGTVIGIVGMVVLSNPWPVREVLKIHMLRGSVVAVMALFFFYGIKILPLAEAIGLSFIAPLIALYLAALILKERIGRNAIAASVLGLIGVGVILSGRLRGDYDPQAVLGAGAVLFSAVLFAWNLILQKQQAGVASPVEVAFFQHLVMLIVFGAFSPLLAVVPTANHLPMILGAAALAFASLMFMSWGYARAEAQKLIPVEYSAFVWAAIMGWLFFAERLTITTLAGTVLIVTGCLIAARRDPQITAHVEGSAS
- a CDS encoding OmpP1/FadL family transporter, producing the protein MLFRHSAALLASTTAIASGFLLAPAAHAGGFYLQEQSPKETGRALSGGAAAADDPSVIFFNPAAMTQLSGIQTSAGGVLLFAKAKQSNRGSTRTVPTLATPVPVTGGDGGNPFESVIPIPSFYASGQVTDKLWVGLGVNAPFGLKLDYDAGFFGRYDSLYTNLKTYNIQPSAAYKLTDNLSIGGGVDVQYIKVTLTNALPNLSPLQPDGFARVSGDDWSVGWNAGIFYTTGNTNFGLHYRSKIEHNLNGSYAVSGLQGPLAAGNVTLDATAPVDLPDIVTASVAHKLTPQDRVMFTARWYNWSVFKNITIRPVGAATSVKELNYKDSFSVALGGEHDLNEKLTLRAGAMYDKTPTNEEFLTTRVPDGDRYWLTAGATYNFSPALALNLSYAHTFVEKANIVRPDVYYAGSPAAVTATTVARTSGNADQIAASFTARF
- a CDS encoding isoaspartyl peptidase/L-asparaginase family protein, whose product is MPANVPGTWTLAIHGGAGSMSRQNLSAAEDAIARAGLAAALDAGVAILEQGGSALDAVEAAVKVLEDDPHFNAGRGSVFTYEGRNEMDAAIMDGATRAAGSVAQSTRTRNPVTLARAVMTASPHVLLSGEGADAFSVEQHLEQVDPAWFATPERLRQLEELKNRRSGHFDIDMKYGTVGAVATDAQGHVAAATSTGGLTGKRWGRIGDTPLIGAGTYADDRACAVSATGAGEYFIRIGVAHEIAARVRLQKEALEQAAATVFSELTEMGGVGGVILCAPDGQHAWLFNTPAMYRGSASADGARRIAIYGDEG
- a CDS encoding GNAT family N-acetyltransferase, whose translation is MTVTIRNAEPQDIGLIHSFILALAEYEKLLHEVRADRDVLARHLFGARPMAEVLIAERDGTGIGFALFFHNFSTFEGRPGIYLEDLFVTPDARGSGAGKALLAALARLTIERDCARLEWSVLDWNAPAIDFYRSIGAKPMEEWTIQRMDGDALVALAGA